From one Musa acuminata AAA Group cultivar baxijiao chromosome BXJ2-6, Cavendish_Baxijiao_AAA, whole genome shotgun sequence genomic stretch:
- the LOC135614766 gene encoding transcription factor VIP1-like: MDPAGALPPMNPRFGQIPFPTPRGGGGGGASHHRRAQSETFVRLPDDLLFDSDPDFEIPDIDFSSLSDDNFSGDSGAPIAAEHARAATSAAVAAAGTGRPVPGAHLRSLSVDAAFFEGLSFQDAVPEGRGHHRRSGSMDGPTSSLKGESAPPLSDFAKKTMPSEKLAELALIDPKRAKRILANRQSAARSKERKIHYTSELERKVETLQTEATSLSAQLTLLQKDGTGLTAENRELKLRLQAMEQQAKLREALSETLREEVERLKKATRQLSSVNQYPDNILIQQSVQNYYTHHQQLPHPSNQAQHLHSSPAQDSSDDKSSLSDPMDFM, encoded by the exons ATGGACCCCGCCGGCGCGCTGCCGCCGATGAACCCCCGCTTCGGGCAGATCCCCTTCCCCACACCCCGTGGGGGCGGAGGAGGCGGCGCCTCCCACCACCGACGGGCCCAATCCGAGACCTTCGTCCGCCTCCCCGACGACCTCCTCTTCGACTCCGACCCCGActtcgagatccccgacatcgacTTTTCCTCGCTCTCCGACGATAACTTCTCCGGCGATAGCGGAGCGCCGATCGCGGCGGAGCACGCGAGGGCGGCAACGTCGGCTGCGGTTGCAGCTGCGGGCACGGGGAGACCCGTCCCCGGGGCCCACCTCAGGAGCCTGTCGGTGGATGCCGCGTTCTTCGAGGGGCTGTCGTTCCAGGACGCGGTGCCGGAGGGGAGGGGGCACCACCGGAGAAGCGGGTCGATGGACGGGCCGACCTCTTCGTTGAAGGGTGAGTCGGCGCCGCCGCTGTCGGATTTCGCCAAGAAGACGATGCCGTCTGAGAAGCTCGCCGAGCTGGCCCTGATCGATCCCAAGCGTGCAAAAAG GATTCTTGCAAATAGGCAATCCGCTGCTCGTTCCAAGGAGAGGAAGATCCACTATACAAGCGAACTTGAGCGGAAAGTTGAGACACTCCAAACAGAGGCAACCTCTCTATCAGCGCAGCTTACACTTCTGCAG AAAGATGGTACTGGTTTGACAGCTGAGAACAGGGAactcaagttgcgattgcaggctATGGAACAACAAGCTAAACTTCGTGAGG CACTCAGTGAAACTTTACGAGAAGAAGTCGAGCGGCTTAAGAAAGCAACGCGACAACTTTCAAGCGTAAATCAATACCCTGACAACATTCTGATTCAGCAGAGTGTACAAAACTACTACACTCACCATCAGCAGCTGCCTCACCCAAGTAATCAGGCTCAACATCTCCACTCTTCTCCGGCACAAGATTCATCAGACGATAAATCATCCTTAAGTGATCCAATGGACTTCATGTGA